DNA from Fibrobacter sp. UWH6:
TTCCCGCCGCTGAAGCTGCCGCCTCCGCCGAAGACGAAAATATCGCAAGCGTTGCCCAGCCCATGACCGAAGAAGACTTCCGTCAGCTGGATTCTAACCTGGCCGCCAACGGTTTCAGCGAAGAAGAACGCGCATCTCTCATCAAGCAGCTCCGCGAAATGGATGTCGACACCGCCGCCGCTTCCGAAGCCGCTGTTGAAGGAGGTAACAACTAATGAGTAACATGATCATTCTCTTGCCGGTTATCCTGGTTGCCGTTGGCGCCCTGATTTCCTTGGCTGCAGAACCCTTCATCAAGGACGAGAACAAGCATAAGATCCTTCCCTGGGTCGCTTCCGCATTCGCCCTGTTCGCAGCCGGTGCCTACGCCCTGGTCACTACCGATACCTTTTACGGCCTCTATGCCATGGATCCGGCCCGCCGCCTCCTGGGCGTTGCCATTGTGCTCTGCGCCTTCCTGGGTATCGCTGGCCTCCAGTGGACCCTGGGCCACGAAAAGTTCAAGGGTGGCGAAGCTTACGCCCTCCTGATGCTTGCTACTACAGGCGCCCTGCTCATGACTCAGGCCATCGACTATGTGGCCCTGTTCCTGGGCATGGAACTGGCTAGCTTCCCGATCTACGCCCTGGTGGGTATTCGCCGCAAGGATGCAAACGCTAACGAAGGTGCCTTCAAGTACTTCGTTTCCGGTTCCATCTTCAGCGCCATCTTCCTCTACGGTGTGGCTATGGTTTACGGTGCTACCGGTACTACCAGCTTCAATTCCGCCATTCTCCCGGGTCGCGAAAGCATCTACGGCATTGGCGTGTTCATGACCGTGATTGGCCTCCTGTTCAAGGCTGGTGCCGCTCCTGTCCACTTCTGGGTGGCTGACGTCTACACCGGTGCTTCCGTTGCAGTGACCGGCTTCATGGCTGCAGTTGTTAAGGTTGGCGCTCTCGCCGCCCTGGCTTCTGTATGGCTCGGCATCCTGGTGACCAAGGCTGGCTCCGCAGCCGCCTGGAACCTTGCTGAACAGGTGACCATCGGTTCCCAGTCCAAGGGCCTCTATTATGTGGTTGTTATCGTGGCTCTGCTTTCCATGGTGTTCGGTGCCTTCGGCGGTCTCGCCCAGAAGTCCATCCGTCGCATCTTGGCTTACTCCGCCGTGATGAACGCCGGCTTTATCGT
Protein-coding regions in this window:
- a CDS encoding NADH-quinone oxidoreductase subunit N; translation: MSNMIILLPVILVAVGALISLAAEPFIKDENKHKILPWVASAFALFAAGAYALVTTDTFYGLYAMDPARRLLGVAIVLCAFLGIAGLQWTLGHEKFKGGEAYALLMLATTGALLMTQAIDYVALFLGMELASFPIYALVGIRRKDANANEGAFKYFVSGSIFSAIFLYGVAMVYGATGTTSFNSAILPGRESIYGIGVFMTVIGLLFKAGAAPVHFWVADVYTGASVAVTGFMAAVVKVGALAALASVWLGILVTKAGSAAAWNLAEQVTIGSQSKGLYYVVVIVALLSMVFGAFGGLAQKSIRRILAYSAVMNAGFIVIGLLLPNYAANGTVQMGPMFYFLVTYAVASAGALTGIAYLSGRDDRNETLEAIQGRGRKRPFVALGVTVCLASLAGLPPVAGFLAKFTLFTDAFAAGMGWLAAVAFGLSLVAAVFYLRIAFVLFMPLKPECECKCVCAKSAPFSYLLKFAVTVAAIALLVVGVIPGIALI